Proteins encoded together in one Triticum dicoccoides isolate Atlit2015 ecotype Zavitan chromosome 7B, WEW_v2.0, whole genome shotgun sequence window:
- the LOC119340506 gene encoding protein CIA1-like, with product MDRGGSAELRETHRLVGHADRAWALAWSPNPGAGAGPVLASCGADKTVRIWKRAPDGAWHCSDVLEGVHERTVRSCAWSPDGKLLVDASFDGTAAIWEYSGEDFELVDTLEGHLNEVKSVSWNQSGSMIATCSRDRAAWIWEILPGNEHECVDVLEGHTEDVKMVQWHPFFDVLVSVSYDNTIRVWADDGDGKWPCVQTLTEAGNSGHSSTVWSISFNQKGDRMVTCSDDCTLKIWDTSIDLSQPTTGEGHDSWRHISTLSGYHGRTIFSVHWSSEDVIASGAGDNAICLFAEENSMVEGPSYRLILKKEKAHDMDVNCVRWCPQDPRVLASASDDGTVKLWELRGDILD from the exons ATGGATCGCGGCGGCTCGGCGGAGCTGCGCGAGACGCACCGCCTGGTTGGCCACGCCGACCGCGCGTGGGCACTCGCCTGGAGCCCCAACCCGGGCGCCGGCGCCGGCCCCGTCCTCGCCTCCTGCGGCGCCGACAAGACAGTGCGCATCTGGAAGCGCGCCCCCGACGGCGCATGGCACTGCTCG GATGTGCTCGAAGGCGTGCACGAACGCACGGTGAGGTCCTGCGCTTGGTCCCCCGACGGAAAGCTGTTGGTGGACGCTAGCTTCGATGGCACGGCGGCCATTTGGGAGTACTCTGGTGAAGACTTTGAGTTGGTCGACACGTTGGAG GGGCACTTGAACGAGGTGAAGAGTGTGTCATGGAACCAGTCCGGTTCGATGATCGCGACATGCAGCCGGGACAGGGCAGCGTGGATATGGGAGATTCTGCCAGGGAACGAGCACGAGTGCGTAGATGTGCTGGAGGGGCACACTGAGGACGTGAAGATGGTCCAGTGGCACCCGTTCTTTGATGTTCTGGTTTCTGTCAGCTATGACAATACGATCAGG GTCTGGGCTGATGACGGCGATGGTAAGTGGCCCTGTGTACAGACATTAACTGAAGCCGGTAACAG TGGTCATTCCTCAACAGTATGGTCAATATCTTTTAACCAGAAAGGAGATAGGATGGTCACATGCAG TGATGACTGTACTTTGAAAATTTGGGATACGAGTATTGATTTGTCGCAACCAACAACTGGAGAAGGTCATGATTCTTG GCGTCATATTTCTACTCTATCTGGATATCATGGTCGAACTATTTTTTCAGTCCATTGGTCAAG CGAGGATGTAATTGCCAGTGGGGCAGGTGATAATGCTATCTGCTTATTTGCCGAGGAGAATAGTATG GTTGAGGGGCCTTCCTACAGATTAATACTGAAGAAAGAGAAGGCACATGACATGGATGTAAATTGTGTCAGATGGTGTCCTCAG GACCCAAGGGTGTTGGCATCCGCGAGCGATGATGGCACAGTCAAATTGTGGGAGCTGCGGGGGGATATACTGGATTGA
- the LOC119339963 gene encoding protein CIA1-like: protein MDGGAAELRETHRLTGHADRAWSLAWNPNPGPGAGPVLASCGGDKTVRIWKRAPDGVWDCSDVLDGVHERTVRSCAWSPDGKLLATASFDGTTAIWEYSGGDFECVATLEGHDNEVKSVSWSQSGSLLATCSRDKAVWIWEVQPGNEHECVAVLQGHTQDVKMVQWHPVLNVLVSVSYDNTIRVWADDGDDDWHCVQTLAEAGNGGHSSTVWSVSFNQKGDRMVTCSDDCTLKIWDTSADLSQPTTGEGHESWRHLSTLSGHHGRTIFSAHWSSEDVIASGAGDDAICLYAEEKSTTVEGPLYRLILKKEKAHDMDVNCVRWCPQDPRVLASASDDGTVKLWELRGNLLD, encoded by the exons ATGGATGGCGGCGCGGCGGAGCTGCGCGAGACCCACCGCCTGACGGGCCACGCCGACCGCGCCTGGTCGCTCGCCTGGAACCCCAATCCGGGCCCCGGCGCCGGCCCCGTCCTCGCTTCCTGCGGCGGCGACAAGACCGTGCGCATCTGGAAGCGCGCCCCCGACGGCGTCTGGGACTGCTCG GATGTGCTCGACGGCGTGCACGAACGCACGGTGAGGTCCTGCGCCTGGTCCCCCGACGGGAAGCTGCTGGCGACCGCGAGCTTCGATGGCACCACCGCGATATGGGAGTACTCCGGTGGGGACTTCGAGTGCGTGGCCACATTGGAG GGGCATGATAATGAGGTGAAGAGCGTGTCGTGGAGCCAGTCGGGTTCACTGCTCGCGACGTGCAGCCGGGACAAGGCTGTGTGGATATGGGAGGTGCAGCCAGGGAACGAGCACGAGTGTGTAGCCGTGCTGCAGGGGCACACTCAGGACGTGAAGATGGTCCAGTGGCACCCAGTTCTTAATGTTCTGGTTTCTGTCAGCTATGACAATACCATCAGG GTCTGGGCTGATGACGGCGATGATGACTGGCATTGCGTACAGACATTAGCTGAAGCCGGTAACGG TGGCCACTCCTCAACAGTATGGTCCGTATCTTTTAACCAGAAAGGAGATAGGATGGTCACATGCAG TGATGACTGTACTTTGAAGATTTGGGATACGAGTGCTGATTTGTCGCAGCCAACAACTGGAGAAGGTCATGAATCTTG GCGACATCTTTCTACTTTATCTGGACATCATGGTCGAACTATTTTTTCAGCCCATTGGTCAAG CGAGGATGTTATTGCCAGTGGGGCAGGTGATGATGCTATCTGCTTATATGCCGAGGAAAAGAGTACTACG GTTGAGGGGCCTTTGTACAGATTAATATTGAAGAAAGAGAAAGCGCATGACATGGATGTAAATTGTGTCAGATGGTGTCCTCAG GACCCGAGGGTGTTGGCTTCCGCGAGCGATGATGGCACAGTAAAATTGTGGGAGCTGCGGGGCAATTTACTGGACTGA
- the LOC119341621 gene encoding uncharacterized protein LOC119341621, which translates to MGISPSPTDRAAAPARLPPVRYYVPAVWEIKREEDPVHDPDSPQSPSQIGDDVPPLVFPNPNPSPSWLSRRTAFERHLPATHDEPPPSPPPPEEQPARRPEDEDPDLYFCLKDPNDPECVRRCHEVQSKRYAVHALRGYNADSGNGVKYELVEGSARSNSILLDCAEILGHVVFTARPAAAGGGRDRTFFGEVRMPDHALACMISLDDDRDCYYRGAAANDDELCQFCRKDLRHPEVHPEIRRPPRGTSATETIMDCD; encoded by the coding sequence ATGGGGATCTCGCCGTCGCCGACCGACCGCGCCGCCGCTCCGGCCAGGCTGCCGCCGGTGCGGTACTACGTGCCGGCCGTCTGGGAGATAAAGCGTGAGGAGGACCCCGTCCACGACCCAGACTCCCCGCAGTCCCCGAGCCAGATCGGCGACGACGTGCCGCCGCTGGTGTTCCCCAACCCCAACCCCTCCCCCTCCTGGCTATCCCGCCGGACGGCGTTCGAGCGCCACCTTCCCGCCACCCACGacgagccgccgccgtcgccgccgccgccggaagaaCAACCCGCGCGGCGCCCGGAGGACGAGGACCCGGACCTGTACTTCTGCCTCAAAGACCCCAACGACCCCGAGTGCGTGCGCCGGTGCCACGAGGTCCAGAGCAAGCGGTACGCCGTGCACGCGCTGCGGGGCTACAACGCCGACTCTGGCAACGGCGTCAAGTACGAGCTGGTCGAGGGCAGCGCCAGGAGCAACAGCATCCTGCTCGACTGCGCCGAGATCCTCGGCCACGTGGTCTTCACCGCCAGGCCTGCCGCCGCCGGCGGTGGACGGGATCGGACCTTCTTCGGCGAGGTTCGCATGCCGGACCATGCCCTCGCCTGCATGATTTCGTTGGACGACGACAGAGACTGCTACTACCGAGGGGCGGCTGCCAACGACGACGAGCTGTGCCAGTTCTGTAGAAAGGACCTCAGGCACCCGGAGGTGCATCCGGAGATCAGGAGACCACCTCGTGGGACGTCGGCGACGGAAACAATCATGGATTGCGATTGA